In Epilithonimonas zeae, the DNA window AGGTGAAGGCGTATTTGTTTGGGATGTAGAAGGCAAGAAGTATTATGATTTCCTTTCCGCCTACTCCGCTGTTAATCAAGGACACTCTCATCCAAAAATTGTAGAAGCTCTAATCAATCAAGCCAAAAAATTAGCACTGACTTCAAGAGCTTTTTACAATGCAAATCTTGGAGAATATGAGAAAAAAATAACAACTCTTTTTGGTTTTGATAAAGTTCTGCCAATGAATTCTGGTGCTGAGGCTGTAGAAACGGCTGTAAAATTAGCCAGAAAATGGAGTTATGAAGTCAAAGGTATTTCTGAAAATGCTGCAAAAATAGTCGTTTGCGAAAACAACTTCCACGGAAGAACTACGACGATTGTATCTTTCTCGAATGACCCTGATGCTAATCAAAACTACGGACCTTTCACACCTGGGTTTATAAAAATTCCTTACAATGATTTAGCTGCTTTGGAAGAAACACTTATAAATGATGCTCAGAATATTGCTGCATTTTTAGTGGAACCAATTCAAGGAGAGGCCGGTGTTTATGTTCCAGATGAAAATTATTTAAAAAATGCTTTAGAACTTTGTAAAAAATATAACGTCCTTTTCATTGCCGATGAAGTTCAAACCGGAATTGCAAGAACCG includes these proteins:
- the rocD gene encoding ornithine--oxo-acid transaminase, with product MSTAVQEKNSQYFIDLENQYGAHNYHPLPVVLEKGEGVFVWDVEGKKYYDFLSAYSAVNQGHSHPKIVEALINQAKKLALTSRAFYNANLGEYEKKITTLFGFDKVLPMNSGAEAVETAVKLARKWSYEVKGISENAAKIVVCENNFHGRTTTIVSFSNDPDANQNYGPFTPGFIKIPYNDLAALEETLINDAQNIAAFLVEPIQGEAGVYVPDENYLKNALELCKKYNVLFIADEVQTGIARTGKLIACYHENVQPDILILGKALSGGMYPVSAVLANDEIMNVIKPGQHGSTFGGNPIACAVAVAALDVVAEEKLSERAEELGQLFRSKIEKLIQKTDLITKVRGKGLLNAILINDTPDSKTAWNICVKLKENGLLAKPTHGNIIRLAPPLVITEEQLLDCINIIENTILEFQK